TCTACATTTAGATTATACAGATAATCATGAAAAACTTTTTGCAGGGGCACTTGAGGTTTTACAAGAAAGTGGTAAACTTTCATTACTTTATGTAAATGAAAATAGAGCACATGGTTCTGTTTATCCTATTTTAGATGATGAGAATGAAAAACATTATAATCATGATGCATTTATTGAATTAAAGAAAATTGCAAAAAAACATGCTCTTCCAGAAGATAAAATATCATTTCATATAAGAGATGGTTCAGCTCATAGAGAGATTCTAGAAGAAGCTAGAAGAATTAATGCAGATGCTATTGTAATGATGGCTACAAAACCAGGGCTTAGTAGTTACTTTATTAGTAGTACTCCTGAAAGAGTAGTAAGGCATGCTGCTTGTTCTGTATTTGTGATTAGATTAACAGATTATAAATAAACCAATAATATATCTAGAAAGTAAAGGATTTTTCCTTTACTTTTTCATTCTTAACACAAAATTATAAATATATTGAAATAAATACAATATAGGGATAATCAAAATGAAAAATTTTATATCTACTGAAAATGCAGAATATAATTTAAAAATTGCAACAATTGAAGATGCACAATTAATTATAACTTTCATGAAAAAACTTGGCACTTACCAAAAAATGGAAGAAGCTATAACAGCAACA
This window of the Arcobacter sp. CECT 8983 genome carries:
- a CDS encoding universal stress protein encodes the protein MFNNILVPLHLDYTDNHEKLFAGALEVLQESGKLSLLYVNENRAHGSVYPILDDENEKHYNHDAFIELKKIAKKHALPEDKISFHIRDGSAHREILEEARRINADAIVMMATKPGLSSYFISSTPERVVRHAACSVFVIRLTDYK